One genomic window of Salvia miltiorrhiza cultivar Shanhuang (shh) chromosome 4, IMPLAD_Smil_shh, whole genome shotgun sequence includes the following:
- the LOC131022905 gene encoding uncharacterized protein LOC131022905 — translation MDQRLLRISVCGKELELGPPEFHVLTGLSFNGWEQPPSTSLFFKKHFQGVKKITFSQLREAFQKHCTKLGGVDDDALRFALLIILYGVLWIKHSAARVEESYMHLVDDLERFDKFPWGLVAYEFLVLVSHNNRIKLNLQKKNKKGVTVEIQGFGYALQLFAYEMHNKIGGLCATRLDEAITPRMLRWAPVPHKVGRQKIQALLKPTFASDLNSMQLLPGELENLQAAGIAKGVECRVPLNEIIHFTKKTQPLHTLKKHQNVSKDDPLSSMHVERRGIHLPKRSTRAAHSVVDITDRELFSKRGLRDIQAEKQGNIEKKETKKGKRKIMEKGQISSPGSKNKRKKVALQKKPNVPPTNEPPLNDGQPSASQQGNLAEATNEPPLNDGQASDSQQGSIDENLKRSSNNKKMEKGTNDCQTKAETKDCQSKPLKNPTTKVPTVSLETEVVATEVVDCELITDEEFEPNQSRRKSSRLKRPRPLKYGLREGPYPLQVASAASISAFEAWYTSNVNDLQSRPLKGMPYVGEHHATWFEELWKPNGWHIDCLVNMNIAAFKRDQTGFLAKWTVVEQTGWNALCALTHVVLRSQLKPYVEGRAPFQLATPWWEAEKILGSAQVNRDHWVCYEIQIDKQQVTVYDSLSDTRVAKRVRKPFDQVLKNLAWICKEFQVWDRRSTKSRLKRVWDLKIHQHPPQQGNTTNCGIMALKYFECLITNRTLKVLHEDHGSEFRRSYCAQLFEYEV, via the exons ATGGATCAAAGACTGCTACGTATTTCTGTGTGTGGTAAAGAATTGGAACTAGGGCCACCTGAGTTTCATGTGTTAACTGGTCTCTCGTTTAATGGGTGGGAGCAACCTCCAAGCACTTCACTTTTCTTTAAAAAACATTTCCAAGGGGTGAAAAAAATAACATTCAGCCAACTTAGAGAAGCCTTTCAGAAGCATTGTACTAAATTGGGTGGGGTTGATGATGATGCTTTGAGGTTTGCTTTGTTGATAATTTTGTATGGAGTGTTATGGATAAAACACTCAGCAGCAAGGGTAGAAGAAAGTTATATGCATCTAGTTGATGACTTGGAACGTTTTGATAAGTTTCCTTGGGGACTTGTGGCGTACGAATTCCTTGTTCTTGTCAGCCACAACAATAGAATAAAGCTGAATCttcagaagaaaaataaaaagggaGTTACGGTCGAAATACAGGGATTTGGCTATGCGTTGCAGTTGTTTGCTTACGAAATGCATAACAAAATTGGTGGTCTTTGTGCTACGAGGCTGGATGAGGCAATAACTCCAAGGATGCTCAGATGGGCTCCGGTGCCACATAAGGTTGGTCGGCAAAAGATTCAGGCACTATTGAAGCCAACCTTTGCAAGTGATCTT AATAGCATGCAACTATTGCCTGGTGAGTTGGAAAATTTACAAGCTGCCGGAATTGCGAAGGGAGTTGAATGCCGTGTACCGCTGAATGAGATCATACATTTCACAAAAAAGACACAGCCACTGCATACACTTAAAAAACATCAGAATGTAAGTAAAGACGATCCGTTGAGTAGTATGCATGTTGAAAGAAGAGGAATTCACCTTCCCAAAAGGTCCACAAGAGCTGCCCATTCAGTTGTTGACATCACAGATAGGGAATTGTTTAGCAAACGTGGGCTGAGGGACATTCAGGCAGAGAAGCAAGGAAACAttgaaaaaaaggaaacaaaaaaaggTAAAAGAAAGATAATGGAGAAGGGACAGATTTCTTCCCCAGGCTCGAAGAATAAGAGAAAAAAG GTTGCTCTTCAGAAAAAACCAAATGTACCACCAACAAATGAGCCCCCGCTGAATGATGGACAGCCAAGTGCCAGCCAACAAGGGAATTTGGCAGAAGCAACAAATGAACCCCCGCTGAATGATGGACAGGCAAGTGACAGCCAACAAG GTTCTATTGATGAGAATCTCAAAAGGTCGTCAAACAACAAGAAGATGGAAAAAGGGACAAATGATTGCCAGACAAAAGCTGAAACCAAAGATTGCCAAAGCAAACCATTGAAGAATCCTACAACAAAAGTTCCCACGGTATCCTTGGAAACTGAGGTCGTTGCAACTGAGGTAGTGGATTGTGAATTAATAACGGATGAGGAGTTTGAGCCAAATCAGTCAAGGAGAAAATCAAGCAGATTAAAACGACCTCGACCACTGAAGTATGGACTTAGGGAGGGCCCTTATCCATTACAAGTAGCATCGGCAGCTTCAATTTCAGCTTTCGAGGCATGGTACACTAGCAACGTCAATGATCTACA GTCAAGGCCATTAAAGGGAATGCCATACGTTGGAGAGCATCATGCAACTTGGTTTGAGGAGTTGTGGAAACCCAATGGATGG CATATCGATTGTTTAGTGAATATGAATATTGCTGCATTTAAAAGGGACCAAACGGGCTTTCTTGCAAAGTGGACTGTGGTGGAGCAGACTGGCTGG AACGCTCTTTGCGCCTTGACCCACGTCGTTTTACGCAGTCAACTTAAACCTTATGTCGAAGGTAGGGCACCATTTCAGCTGGCTACTCCGTGGTGGGAGGCGGAGAAGATCTTGGGATCAGCACAGGTAAATAGGGACCATTGGGTTTGCTATGAGATCCAGATTGACAAACAACAGGTCACCGTGTACGACTCCCTCTCGGACACGAGGGTGGCCAAGAGGGTTCGCAAACCATTTGACCAAGTGTTGAAAAACTTAGCGTGGATTTGTAAGGAGTTTCAAGTTTGGGACCGACGATCGACGAAGAGCAGGTTGAAAAGAGTGTGGGATTTGAAGATACATCAACACCCGCCTCAACAAGGAAATACAACGAACTGCGGAATCATGGCCTTGAAGTACTTCGAATGCTTGATAACCAACAGGACATTGAAGGTACTACACGAGGATCACGGCTCAGAATTTCGTCGGTCTTATTGCGCACAACTATTCGAGTACGAAGTTTAA